A window of the Chloroflexus sp. Y-396-1 genome harbors these coding sequences:
- a CDS encoding DoxX family protein → MTMDVGLLILQVVIGLLMMGHGAQKLFGWFGGQGLRATTDWLAGMGLRAPRFWALMAGLAELGGGLLFALGLFHPLGPLAIIAVMIAAIALVHWSHGLWISNGGSEYSLVLLVLAAVMGLWEPGAYTLDRFFGVALPQPQTFWIGLIFILVAVAFALLTRQHRSLTASTGSAGQVAS, encoded by the coding sequence ATGACGATGGATGTGGGTTTGCTCATCCTGCAAGTAGTCATCGGGCTGCTCATGATGGGTCATGGTGCGCAAAAGCTGTTTGGCTGGTTCGGTGGTCAAGGCTTGCGAGCAACGACTGACTGGCTGGCCGGAATGGGTTTGCGCGCACCGCGCTTCTGGGCGCTGATGGCCGGTCTGGCTGAGCTTGGTGGTGGTTTGCTCTTCGCGCTTGGCCTCTTCCATCCGCTTGGCCCACTGGCAATCATTGCGGTGATGATCGCAGCGATTGCGCTCGTTCACTGGTCACATGGGCTGTGGATCAGCAATGGTGGCAGCGAGTATAGCCTTGTGTTGCTGGTACTGGCCGCGGTGATGGGTTTGTGGGAGCCAGGTGCGTACACGCTTGACCGGTTCTTCGGAGTTGCTCTTCCGCAGCCGCAGACGTTCTGGATTGGCCTGATCTTCATCTTGGTTGCTGTAGCCTTCGCCCTGCTGACTCGCCAGCATCGCTCACTAACGGCTTCAACAGGTAGTGCGGGTCAAGTTGCCAGTTGA
- a CDS encoding SBBP repeat-containing protein, translating to MMIAYPRLFSTTAPRLWLFVAYQTAFLSILFSYLQVQSTGVSSPPISATSLLSYATIDRNVFIENRGQFADGLVAVMLAQEAQLGIGYDGCLHLMFDDLPPIVLTFTSEGYISHASVTLIRPLKTKVSFLYGNDPEKWQSDVPVWESVRITGLLPHIAIELVVEANRLRLKAIPDNTIPDPDLHKIKLLVSNTEVVGIVDSELEVQTGNRRLYLPLLEIHGRNATSFRATPIVIDPYVVSAPFVYPTITKKFKTSTSTNIAQILAESTFLGGRMEKNSDIATVMSLDSQNNVVLAGETRSPNFPTTPIAYDTTFNRRSDAIIVKLSNDLRTLLAATFLGGYGEETITALTFDSHNNIVVAGNTNSPNFPTTSGAYDTSYNGRDDVFLAKLNSDLSILHAATFLGGLRSDYAISLTLDRKDNVFAAGYTWSLDFPITAGAYDSTPDIRSDAFVAQLSSDLTELVAATFLGGSRLDLVTKLLLDDQGNVVITGQTQSPDFPTTSGAYDTTHNGLYDGFVAKLSNDLTMLESSTLLGGSYDELLTALALDIQGNVIVAGSTTSPDFPTTSGAYDTIHNGLYDGFVAKLSNDLTMLESSTLLGESYDELLTALALDIQGNVIVAGSTTSPDFPTTSGAYDTIHNGKADVFVAKFSNTLNTLENATFLGGTLSDNPTSLALDSRGNIFVAGWTLSPDFPTTVKAYDRTHNGGVDIFVAKLTLTSQRQMIPLSKVCRVCNLYLS from the coding sequence ATGATGATTGCATACCCTCGCTTGTTCTCTACCACAGCCCCCCGCCTTTGGCTATTTGTCGCTTACCAAACTGCTTTCCTTTCGATCCTTTTTTCATATCTACAAGTCCAATCTACAGGTGTCTCATCACCACCAATATCTGCAACGAGTCTTTTGTCGTATGCAACGATAGATCGCAATGTCTTCATCGAGAATCGCGGTCAGTTTGCCGATGGATTGGTCGCGGTCATGCTCGCACAGGAAGCTCAATTGGGCATCGGATACGATGGATGTTTGCATTTGATGTTTGATGATCTTCCACCAATTGTTCTAACATTTACTAGTGAGGGTTATATATCCCACGCCTCAGTTACACTTATTCGACCTCTAAAGACTAAAGTCTCATTTCTGTACGGAAATGATCCAGAAAAATGGCAATCTGATGTGCCAGTGTGGGAGAGTGTACGAATTACTGGATTACTGCCACATATTGCAATAGAATTAGTCGTAGAAGCAAACCGTTTGCGGCTGAAAGCTATTCCAGATAACACCATTCCTGATCCAGATTTGCATAAGATAAAGCTCTTAGTCAGTAATACTGAAGTGGTTGGAATTGTTGATAGTGAGTTAGAAGTGCAAACCGGTAACCGGCGGCTATACTTACCATTGCTCGAGATACATGGCAGAAATGCAACTTCGTTTCGTGCGACACCGATTGTTATTGATCCCTATGTAGTAAGTGCACCTTTTGTCTATCCAACGATAACAAAAAAGTTCAAAACTTCAACCTCGACTAATATTGCACAAATACTAGCAGAAAGCACATTTTTGGGCGGTCGAATGGAAAAGAATTCAGACATCGCTACAGTAATGTCACTAGATAGCCAAAATAACGTTGTGCTTGCGGGAGAAACTCGGTCTCCTAATTTCCCAACGACTCCAATAGCATATGACACAACATTCAATAGACGCAGTGATGCAATCATTGTAAAACTGAGTAATGACTTGAGGACACTTCTAGCAGCAACATTTCTTGGCGGATATGGCGAAGAAACCATTACAGCATTAACATTTGATAGTCATAACAATATAGTTGTTGCAGGTAATACGAATTCTCCCAACTTCCCAACCACGTCAGGAGCATATGATACGAGCTACAATGGACGTGATGATGTATTCCTGGCGAAATTAAACAGTGACCTTTCAATCCTTCACGCGGCTACTTTCCTCGGTGGTCTTAGATCTGACTATGCAATTTCACTGACACTAGACCGCAAGGATAATGTCTTTGCCGCAGGATATACGTGGTCTCTTGACTTCCCAATCACAGCAGGAGCGTATGATTCAACACCTGACATCCGGTCAGATGCGTTTGTAGCGCAACTGAGTAGCGATCTGACAGAACTTGTGGCGGCTACATTCCTTGGTGGAAGCAGATTGGATCTAGTCACAAAGCTGTTACTCGATGATCAAGGAAACGTAGTAATCACAGGACAAACACAATCTCCCGACTTCCCGACCACATCAGGAGCGTATGATACAACACACAATGGTTTGTATGATGGATTTGTAGCGAAGTTGAGCAATGACTTGACGATGCTTGAAAGCTCTACGCTTCTCGGTGGAAGCTATGATGAACTCCTTACTGCATTAGCTTTAGATATTCAGGGGAATGTGATAGTAGCTGGAAGCACAACCTCTCCCGACTTCCCGACCACATCAGGAGCGTATGATACGATACACAATGGTTTGTATGATGGATTTGTAGCGAAGTTGAGTAATGACTTGACGATGCTTGAAAGCTCTACGCTTCTCGGTGAAAGCTATGATGAACTCCTCACTGCATTAGCTTTAGATATTCAGGGGAATGTGATAGTAGCTGGAAGCACAACCTCTCCCGACTTCCCGACCACATCAGGAGCGTATGATACGATACACAATGGGAAAGCAGATGTATTCGTGGCAAAGTTCAGCAACACCCTGAATACTCTCGAGAATGCTACCTTCCTCGGCGGAACTCTGTCTGACAATCCTACATCACTGGCACTAGATTCGCGGGGAAATATATTTGTGGCAGGATGGACTCTATCTCCTGATTTCCCAACAACTGTAAAGGCATATGATAGAACACATAACGGTGGTGTAGATATATTTGTCGCTAAACTTACCTTGACTTCACAGAGACAAATGATACCGCTTTCAAAAGTTTGCAGGGTTTGCAATTTGTACCTCAGCTGA
- a CDS encoding alpha-amylase family glycosyl hydrolase, with translation MSYEFYEQTDQIILRTACYELGWSTDSGALHTLRRHNSLNVLGYGPPSAGIDVALGSPNNWITTQTFSRYIWHRLTVKADDRLQMTIIVGLGPLKIFDHYLLGGEVIERWVEIENVSGDDLRMYGVRMLIPHLRIGEPAHCTFEAPSNSVRPRAPFDIAVAQDRNVLPRRFFAPGVRGGSAFEPAPTQGSGVMALSNPNLPLTFLCWYNSDEEAALPYVQGSDHQAVSLAYEIAVACWLRSDWRLTVGRQFFTLTAQSWPAALTIYRSVNPFPQPPAAWLRDAIIYVADLRQHGGADGLRLRLPELKALGVDTLCLLPWHTVGDRPHLIGDLERFDPACGDKAAIRQLIATAHDHSMRVFLDVAMQGCAPDSRYLTEHPEWFVRDEGGAFAIGVPADTPAVGCHPGVALPMGGYHLDWLHSDWRLYWQQWVIGQIDHFRLDGIRAVAPYSAALAWIRRPPLRASAGSALMVQALREIVATRPALVVLSTLSGPRSAQFATGWFDYPSHHMLVHLAMRRITPAEWCTYQADYAELYDSAYRIGFLEAHDTADCNPLADGLRGSRLSQALWAVMLFSGLTPAIWNGQELADREVLPRLLTLWRRESALRYGTVSCQSVTTSAGDVLIICREFHQRRLIGIVNLAALPCRFIAPQPVGAELLQVAPHSLERRGIGEELRLAPFGVYCFEGVS, from the coding sequence ATGAGCTACGAATTCTACGAACAGACCGACCAGATAATTTTACGCACCGCTTGTTATGAACTGGGCTGGTCAACCGATAGTGGCGCACTACATACACTCCGCCGTCATAACAGTCTGAACGTTCTAGGCTATGGCCCACCGAGTGCTGGGATTGATGTGGCTCTGGGTTCTCCAAATAACTGGATTACTACCCAGACCTTTTCCCGCTATATCTGGCATCGGTTGACGGTTAAGGCAGATGATCGGTTGCAAATGACGATCATTGTCGGATTGGGGCCACTAAAAATCTTTGACCATTATCTGCTCGGGGGTGAGGTTATCGAGCGGTGGGTCGAGATAGAAAATGTCAGTGGCGACGATTTGCGCATGTACGGCGTGCGTATGCTTATCCCCCACCTGCGAATTGGCGAACCGGCTCATTGTACCTTTGAAGCGCCCAGTAACAGTGTGCGTCCACGCGCACCGTTCGATATTGCAGTTGCTCAGGATCGTAATGTTTTGCCGCGCCGCTTCTTCGCGCCTGGTGTGCGGGGAGGGAGTGCTTTTGAACCGGCGCCCACGCAGGGTAGCGGTGTTATGGCATTGTCTAATCCTAATTTGCCGCTGACCTTTCTGTGCTGGTACAACAGTGATGAAGAGGCTGCCCTCCCTTATGTTCAGGGGAGTGATCATCAAGCAGTATCACTGGCGTATGAAATTGCTGTTGCTTGCTGGCTTCGTTCAGACTGGCGTCTTACCGTGGGGCGGCAATTCTTCACACTCACAGCACAGTCCTGGCCAGCAGCGCTTACGATCTATCGTTCAGTCAACCCATTCCCGCAGCCGCCGGCAGCATGGCTTCGTGATGCGATTATCTATGTTGCCGATCTCCGGCAACATGGGGGGGCTGACGGATTACGCTTGCGTCTGCCGGAATTGAAGGCGCTTGGCGTTGATACGCTCTGTTTGTTACCATGGCACACTGTCGGAGATCGGCCACACTTAATAGGCGATCTGGAACGATTTGATCCGGCTTGCGGCGATAAAGCAGCGATTCGACAACTTATTGCTACTGCTCATGACCATAGTATGCGGGTCTTTCTCGACGTTGCAATGCAGGGATGTGCGCCCGATTCGCGCTATCTCACCGAGCATCCAGAATGGTTCGTTCGTGATGAAGGCGGAGCATTTGCCATCGGCGTGCCGGCCGACACACCAGCAGTGGGTTGTCATCCTGGTGTAGCATTGCCAATGGGTGGATACCACCTCGATTGGCTGCATAGCGACTGGCGTCTATACTGGCAACAGTGGGTAATTGGGCAGATCGATCATTTTAGGCTTGATGGTATTCGTGCTGTCGCTCCGTACAGTGCTGCCCTAGCCTGGATTCGTCGCCCGCCGTTGCGGGCCAGCGCCGGCTCTGCCCTGATGGTGCAGGCGCTGCGCGAAATTGTCGCGACTCGACCGGCATTAGTCGTGCTCAGTACGCTTTCAGGGCCACGTTCAGCCCAATTCGCCACTGGTTGGTTTGATTACCCCAGCCACCACATGCTCGTGCACCTTGCGATGCGGCGGATTACGCCAGCAGAATGGTGTACCTATCAAGCCGATTACGCTGAACTGTACGACAGTGCCTATCGCATCGGATTCCTTGAAGCACACGATACAGCCGATTGCAATCCACTGGCTGACGGCTTACGTGGTTCACGACTTAGTCAGGCATTGTGGGCGGTGATGCTATTCAGTGGTCTCACCCCAGCTATTTGGAACGGTCAAGAGCTGGCAGACCGCGAAGTACTACCACGATTGTTAACACTCTGGCGTCGCGAGTCAGCTCTACGTTATGGAACGGTATCCTGTCAGTCGGTTACGACTAGTGCTGGTGATGTGTTAATCATTTGTCGAGAGTTTCATCAGCGTCGTCTGATCGGTATTGTTAATCTCGCTGCGTTGCCTTGTCGATTCATAGCACCCCAACCGGTTGGCGCCGAGCTGTTGCAGGTTGCACCGCATAGTCTTGAGCGTCGTGGTATCGGTGAGGAGTTACGCTTAGCACCGTTTGGCGTCTATTGTTTTGAAGGGGTATCTTGA
- a CDS encoding ABC transporter ATP-binding protein codes for MIPLIQLHNITKVYIMGETEVHALRGISLSIQQGEMVAIMGPSGSGKSTLMNIIGCLDRPTSGEYLLEGVNVGEMSDDELAIIRNEKIGFVFQQYMLLQRTTALRNVELPMLYGKGRPDRRERAQRALEAVGMGDRLHHRPNELSGGQQQRVAIARALVNEPRIIMADEPTGALDTRTGAEIMGIFQRLNAEQGITIILVTHEHDVARYAERIISVRDGLIADDQVVKGRRVV; via the coding sequence ATGATCCCACTTATCCAACTACACAACATCACAAAAGTGTACATTATGGGCGAAACCGAAGTTCACGCGCTGCGGGGTATTTCGCTCAGTATTCAACAGGGTGAGATGGTCGCAATTATGGGGCCGTCGGGCAGTGGGAAGAGCACACTGATGAATATCATCGGTTGTCTTGACCGACCAACGTCAGGCGAGTATTTGCTGGAAGGGGTCAATGTTGGCGAAATGAGTGACGATGAACTGGCAATTATTCGTAATGAGAAGATTGGCTTTGTGTTCCAGCAATATATGTTGCTCCAACGCACGACGGCATTGCGGAACGTTGAATTACCGATGCTCTACGGCAAAGGACGACCAGATCGCCGGGAGCGAGCACAGCGCGCCCTAGAAGCAGTAGGTATGGGAGACCGTCTACATCACCGTCCAAATGAGTTGTCGGGTGGGCAACAGCAGCGCGTCGCGATTGCGCGGGCATTGGTGAATGAACCGCGTATCATTATGGCTGACGAGCCAACGGGCGCCCTCGATACCCGTACCGGCGCTGAGATTATGGGTATTTTTCAGCGACTTAACGCCGAACAGGGAATTACTATCATTTTGGTCACACACGAGCATGATGTTGCACGATACGCCGAGCGAATTATCAGCGTGCGTGACGGGCTGATTGCTGACGATCAAGTGGTAAAGGGGCGGCGTGTGGTGTGA
- a CDS encoding valine--tRNA ligase, with product MTDSTAARPLEMDKAYEHRLVEQRLYAWWERNGLFAPRDDAPRPPFVISIPPPNVTGELHLGHAMFVAIEDLMIRWRRMQGYQTLWVPGTDHAGIATQTQVEKLLEREGTSRQAVGREEFLRRTWEWKEKYGGEITRQLRRLGASCDWSRERFTLDPGLSRAVHTAFKRLYDDGLIYRGTYLVNWSPKLQTAVSDLEVEYEERQVSIWYVRYPIRTADWSGPTAPWGSGQWAAGATEFITVATTRPETILGDTAVAVSPGDERYAHLVGKEAILPALGRPIPIITDEYVDPEFGSGAVKITPAHDKNDYEVGKRHHLPMINILNPDATINEAGGPYRGLDRFECRKAILADLEREGLLVKTEPHKMNVGISQRGGEVIEPLLSEQWFVRTRPLADLAIAAVRDGRVRIVPERFEKVYFHWLEHIEDWCISRQLWWGHRIPVWYMPDGSIVVPGPDDPPPAEGVQDPDVLDTWFSSGLWPFSTLGWPDDTEDYRRFYPTSVMETGYDILFFWVARMMMMGCYLTGQPPFHTVYLHGLVRDEHGRKMSKSFGNVINPLDIIEQYGADALRYTLVTSGTPGQDVNLNPQRIESARNFANKIWNITRFVISKMGDLPRDEASKVRLESLQTESYTLADRWILSRYANLVAEVDRLMEGYNFGEAGRQIHDFLWGEFADWYVEIAKVQLEGDPQRNLLTRKVLYTVLDGSLRLLHPFMPFVTEEVWRYLTEAYQRSDPEPAMPFNELGLRTLSYASYPTPMAGFHQETVEADWKLVQELIVAIRNVRSEYKVEPAKWVAATIVAGERAELLQSQAPLISRLARVAAGDLVIIPELNERPTQAASIVIGSVECFLPLAGMIDLDAERSRLQKELAQAEAEVARRTARLNNESFISKAPAHVIQREREGLEAAQAALARLRERLAELS from the coding sequence ATGACCGATTCGACTGCTGCCCGTCCCTTAGAGATGGATAAAGCCTACGAACATCGTCTCGTCGAGCAGCGACTCTACGCATGGTGGGAGCGGAATGGTCTCTTTGCGCCGCGTGACGATGCGCCGCGACCACCGTTTGTAATATCCATCCCACCACCGAACGTCACCGGCGAGTTACACCTCGGCCACGCGATGTTTGTGGCGATTGAAGACCTGATGATCCGCTGGCGTCGGATGCAGGGCTACCAGACGCTCTGGGTACCCGGTACCGATCACGCTGGTATTGCGACCCAAACTCAGGTTGAGAAGTTGCTCGAACGTGAAGGTACTTCGCGGCAAGCAGTTGGACGCGAAGAGTTCTTGCGCCGCACCTGGGAATGGAAGGAAAAGTACGGCGGTGAGATTACTCGTCAGTTGCGTAGACTCGGCGCCTCGTGCGACTGGTCGCGTGAGCGATTTACCCTCGATCCCGGTCTTTCACGGGCGGTACACACCGCGTTTAAGCGACTCTACGATGATGGTCTGATTTACCGCGGTACCTATCTGGTCAACTGGTCACCGAAATTGCAGACCGCAGTTAGCGATCTCGAAGTAGAATACGAAGAACGGCAGGTCTCGATCTGGTATGTGCGCTATCCAATTCGCACTGCGGATTGGTCTGGCCCGACAGCACCCTGGGGATCGGGACAATGGGCAGCCGGTGCAACCGAGTTTATCACAGTGGCGACAACACGGCCTGAAACGATCCTGGGTGACACAGCGGTGGCTGTGTCGCCTGGTGATGAGCGCTATGCTCACCTGGTTGGCAAGGAAGCTATTTTGCCGGCACTAGGCCGACCGATTCCGATTATTACCGATGAGTACGTCGATCCTGAATTCGGTTCTGGCGCTGTCAAGATTACGCCGGCACACGACAAGAATGATTACGAAGTCGGTAAACGTCATCACTTGCCGATGATTAACATTCTCAATCCCGATGCCACGATCAATGAAGCTGGTGGTCCTTACAGGGGTCTGGATCGCTTCGAGTGTCGCAAGGCCATCCTGGCCGATCTCGAACGTGAGGGGCTCCTGGTCAAGACCGAACCGCATAAGATGAATGTTGGTATCAGTCAGCGTGGCGGCGAGGTGATTGAACCACTCCTCTCTGAACAATGGTTTGTGCGTACTCGTCCACTGGCCGATCTAGCGATTGCCGCTGTGCGCGATGGCCGGGTGCGGATTGTGCCCGAACGCTTCGAGAAGGTCTATTTTCACTGGCTTGAACATATTGAAGACTGGTGTATCTCGCGTCAGCTCTGGTGGGGGCATCGCATCCCGGTCTGGTATATGCCCGACGGCTCAATCGTTGTTCCCGGCCCCGATGATCCACCACCGGCTGAAGGTGTGCAAGACCCCGACGTCCTCGATACCTGGTTCAGCTCTGGCCTTTGGCCCTTCAGCACACTTGGCTGGCCCGACGATACCGAAGATTATCGTCGGTTCTATCCCACTAGCGTGATGGAAACAGGGTACGACATTCTCTTCTTCTGGGTAGCCCGGATGATGATGATGGGGTGCTATCTTACCGGTCAACCACCCTTCCACACTGTCTATCTCCATGGCCTGGTGCGCGATGAGCATGGCCGTAAGATGTCGAAGTCGTTTGGCAATGTGATCAATCCCCTCGACATCATCGAGCAGTACGGTGCTGATGCTCTGCGTTATACCCTAGTTACCAGTGGTACGCCTGGTCAGGATGTCAATCTCAACCCGCAACGGATCGAGTCGGCCCGTAATTTTGCTAATAAAATCTGGAATATCACCCGATTCGTGATCAGTAAGATGGGTGATCTCCCGCGGGATGAAGCGAGCAAGGTGCGTCTCGAATCGTTGCAAACCGAATCCTATACGCTCGCCGACCGGTGGATACTTTCGCGCTACGCAAATCTGGTGGCTGAAGTGGATCGCTTAATGGAGGGGTACAACTTCGGTGAAGCCGGTCGGCAAATCCACGATTTTCTTTGGGGCGAGTTTGCCGACTGGTACGTCGAGATTGCTAAAGTTCAGCTTGAAGGTGATCCACAGCGCAACCTCTTGACCCGCAAGGTGCTCTATACCGTTCTCGATGGGAGCTTACGTCTGCTGCATCCCTTTATGCCCTTCGTCACTGAAGAGGTCTGGCGGTATCTGACCGAAGCCTACCAACGCTCTGATCCAGAACCAGCGATGCCGTTTAACGAACTGGGCTTACGCACGTTGAGTTACGCCTCGTATCCGACTCCAATGGCAGGCTTTCACCAAGAGACGGTTGAAGCCGATTGGAAACTGGTGCAGGAACTGATTGTTGCCATTCGCAACGTGCGCAGTGAATACAAGGTCGAACCGGCAAAATGGGTGGCAGCGACTATTGTAGCCGGTGAACGCGCTGAACTCTTGCAGTCACAGGCGCCACTGATCAGTCGGCTGGCTCGCGTGGCTGCCGGTGATCTGGTGATTATTCCTGAACTCAACGAACGGCCTACTCAGGCAGCATCCATCGTGATCGGTTCGGTGGAATGTTTCCTCCCCCTGGCCGGTATGATTGATCTGGATGCTGAACGGTCACGGCTGCAAAAAGAACTGGCTCAGGCTGAAGCTGAGGTTGCCCGTCGCACAGCACGCTTGAATAACGAGAGCTTTATCAGTAAAGCACCTGCGCATGTTATACAACGTGAGCGCGAAGGTCTAGAAGCTGCGCAGGCCGCTCTTGCCCGTCTCCGTGAGCGTTTGGCTGAACTTTCCTGA
- a CDS encoding lipid II flippase MurJ — protein MIWQRLRTTPWYAWPTLSLSTAEGSLIFMAAFLISAVLGVVRQILFNAHFGVGEEAAALYAAFRLSETVSTLIAGGALTNALVPHLLIAARKNGRAISLLVSRMLTLMLVVTVPVTFTLWLSAPLLLRWIVAPGLDLQTQALATLLTRILIAEIVLLVAEGVLSAVLIARGQFFLPAAGIALRNTMIILTLLMPEPTIVTAAIGSLGDSVIQLLILIPGLWHHRLNLRPAWHLRDPLVRGTLNLAIPGAISGTINYGNAIVDTAIASLGGQAAGLGAMHNALLLGHLPQRLFGMAIGQAAFPYLAAAAVNRDRNLFRWRWLTAIGVAAILAMLSALALIGSGRWLIHLIFERGAFDSAAGDLTFSILQVFALGLPIYVIVEITGRALVALGDARVPLLANATQLLSRLGVAMALWPAVGVLAVPIATVASGVVEVMILCGVLFYRIHMRAEWHTTAYTGIIGERS, from the coding sequence ATGATCTGGCAACGTCTCAGAACAACGCCGTGGTACGCCTGGCCAACCCTTAGCCTTTCGACAGCAGAAGGCTCGCTTATCTTCATGGCAGCCTTTCTCATTTCAGCAGTGCTGGGCGTAGTCCGGCAAATTCTCTTTAATGCTCATTTCGGAGTAGGTGAAGAAGCAGCAGCGCTCTACGCGGCGTTTCGACTTTCGGAAACGGTTAGCACATTGATCGCTGGCGGTGCCTTAACCAATGCACTTGTTCCTCACCTTCTGATCGCAGCGCGCAAGAATGGACGTGCCATCTCGTTGCTGGTCAGCCGGATGTTAACCCTGATGCTGGTGGTCACCGTACCGGTTACGTTCACCCTCTGGCTCAGTGCACCATTACTCCTGCGCTGGATTGTTGCGCCGGGTCTTGATCTGCAAACGCAAGCGCTCGCAACGTTACTGACGCGCATCCTGATCGCAGAAATCGTACTTCTCGTTGCTGAAGGTGTCCTCAGTGCAGTATTGATTGCTCGTGGTCAGTTCTTCTTGCCAGCAGCAGGAATTGCTTTACGTAACACAATGATCATTCTGACCCTGCTCATGCCGGAACCGACAATTGTAACGGCGGCTATCGGCTCGCTAGGCGACTCGGTGATTCAACTGTTGATCTTGATCCCCGGACTCTGGCATCATCGGCTCAATTTGCGACCAGCATGGCATCTGCGCGATCCACTGGTACGAGGGACTCTCAACCTGGCGATACCTGGGGCGATTTCAGGGACGATCAACTATGGCAACGCCATCGTGGATACGGCTATTGCCAGTTTGGGCGGACAGGCAGCCGGATTAGGTGCGATGCACAACGCTCTCTTGCTCGGTCACTTACCGCAACGACTATTCGGTATGGCGATTGGACAGGCAGCCTTCCCCTACCTGGCTGCAGCCGCGGTGAACCGTGACCGAAACCTGTTCCGATGGCGATGGTTGACTGCCATAGGTGTTGCAGCAATTCTCGCAATGTTGAGTGCGCTGGCCTTGATCGGCAGTGGACGCTGGTTGATACACCTAATTTTTGAGCGTGGCGCCTTTGATAGCGCTGCGGGCGATCTGACATTTTCTATTCTTCAGGTGTTTGCGCTCGGCCTGCCGATCTACGTCATTGTTGAAATCACTGGACGGGCACTGGTTGCACTTGGTGATGCCCGCGTGCCACTTCTGGCCAATGCTACCCAATTGCTCAGTCGGCTGGGGGTAGCGATGGCATTGTGGCCTGCGGTCGGTGTTCTGGCAGTCCCTATTGCCACAGTTGCCAGTGGGGTCGTGGAAGTCATGATCCTCTGCGGCGTGCTATTCTATCGGATTCACATGCGGGCAGAATGGCACACTACGGCGTATACCGGCATCATCGGCGAAAGATCGTAG
- a CDS encoding DUF58 domain-containing protein: MGSILPTPRLLFLVLLATPLIAGAAFVSFLNWMAVLYLIMVGGILVSDILLSPQPDQIEAERLHDTRLSLGVDNLITILVTNTSAQPLRFTLRDEYPVDLPVDRDLLSGVAEPFGLCELRYYVRPRRRGDYQFGDIVMRYAGILGCHQRQVRFPASRPVQVYPNLLEARKYDLLVRRGQLRTIGLRSIRQLGHGGEFEYLRDYTSDDEYRRINWKATARRGKPIVAEIEAERSQHIISVIDTGRLMATPVADSLNPADPGLTRLDYVVNTALMLSFVVLRKGDQAGMLTFAGKVENFIAPHKGKAQFQRLLDALYNVQSQPVEANLTAAFHYIEQHQQRRALIVIFTDLTNPSVVQPLITQIRRLARRHLPLCVTISDPNVASLAGRPVHDSQGLFRRLVAEQLADERRTMLDQIQRSGALTLDVPATELTVSVVNTYLRLKEEARL; the protein is encoded by the coding sequence ATGGGTTCTATTCTGCCAACTCCCCGACTCTTGTTTCTTGTCTTGCTGGCGACCCCACTGATTGCCGGTGCAGCGTTTGTCTCTTTTCTCAACTGGATGGCAGTGCTCTATCTGATCATGGTGGGAGGGATTCTGGTCAGCGATATTCTGTTATCGCCACAACCCGATCAGATTGAAGCCGAGCGATTGCACGACACACGCCTTTCGCTGGGAGTCGATAATCTTATCACCATACTGGTAACCAACACCAGTGCTCAGCCACTACGGTTTACATTGCGTGATGAATATCCGGTTGATCTACCGGTTGATCGCGATCTGTTGTCGGGTGTTGCCGAACCCTTTGGTCTGTGTGAATTACGCTATTACGTGCGTCCACGACGGCGCGGTGATTATCAATTTGGCGACATTGTCATGCGCTATGCAGGCATTCTCGGCTGTCACCAGCGACAGGTGCGCTTTCCGGCATCCCGACCGGTGCAAGTGTATCCAAACCTGCTTGAAGCGCGTAAGTACGATCTGCTCGTGCGGCGTGGTCAACTACGGACAATAGGCTTACGTTCGATCAGGCAGCTAGGTCACGGGGGTGAGTTCGAGTACTTACGTGATTACACCAGCGATGACGAGTATCGGCGGATTAACTGGAAGGCAACCGCTCGCCGGGGCAAGCCGATTGTGGCCGAGATTGAAGCCGAACGCAGCCAACATATCATCTCGGTGATTGATACCGGTCGATTGATGGCTACTCCAGTTGCCGATTCGTTAAACCCCGCCGATCCCGGCTTAACCCGCCTTGATTATGTAGTCAATACAGCCCTTATGCTCAGCTTTGTAGTTCTCAGGAAGGGTGATCAGGCCGGGATGTTGACGTTTGCCGGTAAAGTCGAGAATTTTATTGCCCCCCACAAAGGCAAAGCACAATTTCAACGCCTGCTCGATGCGCTCTACAACGTGCAATCACAGCCGGTTGAAGCTAATCTGACCGCAGCCTTCCATTACATCGAACAGCACCAGCAACGGCGAGCGTTGATCGTTATTTTTACCGACTTGACGAATCCATCGGTCGTCCAACCATTGATCACACAGATTCGCCGCCTGGCGCGCCGCCATTTGCCACTCTGCGTAACCATTAGCGATCCCAATGTAGCCAGTCTGGCCGGGCGTCCAGTGCATGATAGTCAGGGATTATTTCGACGTTTGGTTGCCGAGCAGTTGGCCGATGAGCGTCGAACGATGCTCGATCAGATTCAGCGGAGTGGGGCGCTTACACTTGATGTACCGGCAACTGAGCTGACCGTCTCGGTCGTCAATACCTATCTGCGTCTGAAAGAAGAGGCACGGTTGTAA